The Peromyscus maniculatus bairdii isolate BWxNUB_F1_BW_parent chromosome 6, HU_Pman_BW_mat_3.1, whole genome shotgun sequence genome has a segment encoding these proteins:
- the Lelp1 gene encoding late cornified envelope-like proline-rich protein 1, producing the protein MSSDDKNKPLDPKNCDPRCEQKCEAKCQPSCLRKLLQRCSDKCTREKCPPPPKCPPCPPCPPPCPPPCSPPTAPLCPPLCSPSCPPPCPPTCPPVVCVKTCPPKCPFSCPPPD; encoded by the coding sequence ATGTCGAGTGATGATAAAAATAAGCCCCTTGATCCCAAGAACTGTGATCCCAGATGTGAACAAAAGTGTGAGGCCAAATGCCAGCCCAGTTGTCTAAGGAAGCTGCTGCAGCGCTGCTCTGACAAGTGTACCCGGGAAAAGTGCCCACCACCACCCAAGTGTCCTCCATGTCCCCCATGTCCCCCGCCATGCCCCCCACCGTGTTCCCCACCAACTGCCCCGCTGTGCCCCCCACTGTGCTCCCCATCATGTCCACCACCGTGCCCACCAACATGCCCCCCTGTGGTATGTGTTAAGACTTGCCCTCCCAAGTGCCCCTTCTCATGCCCACCCCCAGACTGA